Proteins found in one Salvia splendens isolate huo1 chromosome 10, SspV2, whole genome shotgun sequence genomic segment:
- the LOC121750232 gene encoding endoglucanase 24-like, with product MKQRYAILLLLLSQFPFFAASYHDYADALSKSILFFEGQRSGYLPPDQRLTWRDHSGLGDGWTVGADLTGGYYDAGDNVKFNFPMAFTTTMLAWSVIEFGDRMPPPELRNALVAIRWSTDYLLRTVAQPNRIFVQVGDPIADHNCWERPEDMDTPRTVYVVEAPNPASDVAGETAAALAAASMAFRASDPGYAETLLRTSTRVFNYADSYRGAYSDNANIRDGVCPFYCDFDGYQDELLWGAAWLGRASNDDSYLNYLQNNGKALGADENINEFGWDNKHAGLNVLVSKEVLENSKYSLQSYRASADSFMCTLVPEATSFHIEFTPGGLIYRPGGSNLQHAATISFLSLVYADYLERSSQTVNCGEVSISPSMLRQVAQRQVNYILGENPTGMSYMVGYSSSYPKKIHHRGSSIPSKKDHPQVVGCKDGSVFFNSSDPNPNTLVGAVVGGPGEDDVYDDDRVDFKKSEPTTYINAPFVGVLAYFAANPNIGS from the exons ATGAAACAGCGCTATGCAATTCTCCTACTTCTCCTCTCACAATTCCCATTCTTCGCGGCCAGCTACCACGACTACGCCGACGCATTGTCCAAATCGATTCTCTTCTTCGAGGGGCAGCGCTCCGGCTACCTTCCGCCGGACCAGCGCCTGACCTGGCGAGATCACTCAGGTCTCGGCGACGGCTGGACCGTCGGCGCCGATCTCACCGGCGGATACTACGACGCCGGCGACAACGTCAAGTTCAATTTCCCCATGGCTTTCACCACCACAATGCTCGCCTGGAGCGTAATCGAGTTCGGCGACCGAATGCCGCCGCCGGAGCTCCGCAACGCCCTGGTTGCGATCAGGTGGTCCACCGATTATTTGTTGAGGACGGTTGCGCAGCCTAACCGAATTTTTGTGCAG GTTGGGGATCCGATTGCTGACCATAACTGTTGGGAGAGGCCAGAGGATATGGACACTCCTAGGACTGTGTACGTCGTGGAGGCTCCGAATCCCGCGTCGGACGTAGCCGGGGAGACGGCCGCAGCTCTAGCTGCCGCCTCCATGGCATTCCGAGCGTCCGACCCCGGATACGCTGAGACTCTGCTACGAACCTCCACCAGAGTTTTTAACTACGCAGATAGCTACCGTGGGGCTTATAGCGATAATGCTAACATTAGAGATGGGGTGTGCCCGTTCTACTGCGATTTTGATGGATATCAG GATGAATTGCTATGGGGTGCAGCTTGGCTGGGAAGGGCATCAAATGATGATTCTTACCTCAATTACTTGCAAAACAATGGCAAAGCTCTAGGAGCTGATGAAAACATTAACGAATTCGGGTGGGACAACAAGCATGCCGGTCTAAACGTGCTCGTTTCCAAG GAGGTTTTGGAGAACAGCAAGTACTCACTCCAGTCATACAGAGCCTCAGCAGACAGCTTCATGTGCACTCTCGTCCCAGAAGCGACCTCCTTCCACATAGAGTTCACCCCCGGAGGCCTCATCTACCGCCCGGGTGGAAGCAATCTACAGCACGCGGCCACCATCTCCTTCCTCTCGCTCGTGTACGCAGACTACTTGGAGCGATCATCGCAAACTGTCAACTGCGGTGAAGTCAGCATTAGCCCCTCAATGCTGAGGCAGGTAGCACAGAGGCAGGTTAACTACATCTTAGGCGAAAATCCAACAGGGATGTCGTATATGGTCGGGTATAGCAGCTCGTACCCTAAGAAGATCCACCACCGCGGATCCTCTATCCCCTCCAAGAAGGACCACCCACAGGTGGTCGGATGCAAGGATGGTTCGGTCTTTTTCAACTCATCCGATCCTAACCCTAACACGTTGGTCGGGGCCGTGGTGGGGGGGCCGGGTGAGGATGATGTGTATGACGATGATAGGGTCGACTTTAAGAAGTCCGAGCCAACGACATATATCAATGCTCCATTTGTTGGTGTTCTTGCATACTTTGCTGCCAACCCTAATATTGGTAGTTAG
- the LOC121751214 gene encoding uncharacterized protein LOC121751214 encodes MFSPEDVAWADSCLSKDPDMLDSGWNSLRDALFPALNAQHDPSAFKSEDSPQRANMDVVFDVEPGTVIDNPEGNTVNGIGAVSEGTSSGLSSEFQSLLYDLDEMPVPGLSKLMEIHSTQGRNYHKLETTPLSIADTSDLAEESGDGISKPEDVDADPFWSKHKIEEVFLPTYDENLKDLGLSDPEVEFVFQESKLQQSTEDIFVIWDFDSTTEENDIVKQLNKALAGNPAPPFLDDSESWIGLQDGAVDDIISGIADLSLSPSSDKDELA; translated from the coding sequence ATGTTTTCGCCTGAAGATGTCGCTTGGGCGGACTCTTGCTTGAGCAAAGACCCCGACATGCTTGATTCTGGTTGGAATTCTCTTAGAGATGCATTGTTTCCAGCTCTTAATGCGCAACATGATCCTTCTGCATTCAAGAGTGAAGATTCTCCCCAAAGAGCCAATATGGATGTCGTTTTTGATGTGGAACCAGGTACTGTCATAGATAACCCAGAGGGGAATACTGTCAATGGTATTGGAGCTGTTAGTGAGGGCACTAGCAGCGGCCTCAGCAGTGAATTTCAGTCTCTTCTTTATGACTTAGATGAGATGCCAGTTCCAGGGCTGTCCAAACTGATGGAAATTCATTCTACTCAAGGTAGAAATTATCACAAATTAGAGACCACTCCTCTTAGTATTGCAGACACTAGTGATCTTGCAGAAGAAAGCGGTGATGGAATTTCAAAACCTGAGGATGTTGATGCTGATCCTTTTTGGTCAAAGCATAAGATTGAAGAAGTTTTTCTTCCTACATATGATGAGAACTTGAAAGACCTTGGACTGTCTGATCCAGAGGTGGAATTTGTTTTCCAAGAATCCAAATTGCAGCAGTCTACTGAAGACATTTTCGTGATATGGGATTTCGACAGTACAACTGAAGAGAATGATATTGTAAAACAACTGAATAAAGCCCTTGCTGGAAATCCAGCACCTCCTTTTCTTGATGATTCTGAATCATGGATAGGCTTGCAGGACGGGGCTGTCGACGACATCATTTCTGGAATTGCAGACCTCTCGTTGAGTCCAAGTTCGGACAAAGATGAATTGGCATGA